One region of Priestia megaterium genomic DNA includes:
- a CDS encoding ArsR/SmtB family transcription factor — translation MDVKVQIEMEKAAQILKLLGDKTRLSMMKLLQNNECCVCELVEIYKASQPAISQHLRKLRDIELVKERRQGHWIFYSLNKENGYYQFVLNILESLPSEDGRLKELEKQGLRISCC, via the coding sequence TTGGATGTAAAAGTACAAATAGAAATGGAGAAAGCAGCACAGATACTGAAGCTGCTTGGCGATAAGACAAGATTATCTATGATGAAACTGCTCCAAAATAACGAGTGCTGTGTTTGTGAGCTAGTCGAAATTTATAAAGCAAGTCAACCGGCTATTAGCCAACACTTGCGTAAATTAAGAGATATCGAACTTGTAAAGGAAAGACGACAAGGACATTGGATTTTCTATTCATTAAATAAAGAAAACGGCTATTATCAGTTTGTCCTTAATATACTTGAATCTTTACCAAGCGAAGATGGACGATTAAAAGAACTAGAAAAGCAAGGATTACGCATTAGTTGTTGCTAA
- a CDS encoding ArsR/SmtB family transcription factor has product METVKEGKHPFKQYEQKFKALADQKRLEIMYELCQRGQTCVCDLTEFFGMSQSKLSYHLKILLEANLITKETKGTWSYYDLNDKEVNHLLSEELCCLFRKDTSKSGPCS; this is encoded by the coding sequence ATGGAAACAGTCAAGGAAGGAAAGCACCCATTTAAACAGTACGAACAAAAATTTAAAGCTCTTGCTGATCAAAAGAGATTAGAAATTATGTATGAGCTCTGCCAGCGAGGACAGACATGCGTATGTGATCTAACTGAATTCTTTGGGATGTCTCAATCTAAACTTTCCTACCACTTAAAGATTTTATTAGAAGCAAACCTCATCACAAAAGAAACAAAAGGGACATGGAGTTATTATGATTTAAATGATAAAGAGGTGAACCACCTCTTATCAGAAGAACTATGCTGCTTGTTTAGAAAAGATACAAGTAAAAGCGGCCCATGCTCTTAA
- a CDS encoding ArsI/CadI family heavy metal resistance metalloenzyme gives MKYVHVGINVTNLEASIKFYQKVFGVRPVKTKVDYAKFLLDEPGLNFTLNVRDDVKGNQVNHFGFQVETPEEIHSHKSRLEKEGFFAREEIDTTCCYAVQDKFWVTDPDGNEWEFFYTKSDSEVHKTEDSVGVNEKSPASNSCC, from the coding sequence ATGAAATATGTTCACGTAGGAATTAATGTAACGAATCTAGAGGCGTCCATTAAGTTTTATCAAAAGGTATTTGGCGTTCGACCTGTAAAAACGAAAGTAGATTACGCTAAATTCTTGTTAGATGAACCCGGATTAAATTTCACCTTGAACGTACGTGACGATGTAAAAGGTAATCAAGTGAATCATTTCGGCTTCCAAGTAGAAACTCCTGAGGAGATTCATTCTCATAAATCACGACTAGAAAAAGAGGGGTTCTTTGCTCGTGAAGAAATAGATACGACCTGCTGCTATGCTGTGCAAGATAAGTTTTGGGTAACAGATCCTGACGGGAACGAGTGGGAGTTTTTTTATACGAAATCTGATAGTGAGGTTCATAAGACTGAGGATAGCGTTGGAGTGAATGAAAAGTCACCTGCAAGCAACTCATGTTGCTGA
- a CDS encoding winged helix-turn-helix transcriptional regulator, whose product MSEFKSDQYGPCTLTVKQACPIELAMHIMGGKWKGIILSLLSKSPMYYNAMRREIPGITQRILTLQLRDMEKDGLIEREETNDNPKRVLYYLTELGESFIPILKSLEKWGNAYISKQEEGIKESQ is encoded by the coding sequence ATGTCAGAGTTTAAAAGCGATCAATACGGCCCTTGTACGTTAACTGTAAAGCAAGCCTGTCCAATTGAATTAGCGATGCACATTATGGGCGGTAAATGGAAAGGCATTATTTTGTCTTTGTTATCAAAGTCACCTATGTATTATAATGCAATGCGCCGTGAAATACCGGGTATTACTCAGCGCATTCTTACACTCCAGCTTCGCGATATGGAAAAAGACGGATTAATAGAAAGAGAAGAAACAAACGATAACCCTAAAAGAGTTTTATATTATTTAACAGAGCTTGGAGAAAGTTTTATCCCAATACTTAAATCTTTAGAGAAATGGGGCAATGCTTACATAAGCAAGCAGGAAGAAGGAATAAAAGAGTCTCAATAA
- a CDS encoding MBL fold metallo-hydrolase — translation MEFVQISEHVYRLTYETVVGIRVKINTWYIVDGEDVYLIDTGMEDYAYAQLNAAKSLGIPKSILLTHGHLDHINGAKYLKDHLNIPIYAHEIETPFINGEKPYPNKAEKETTGVEHQVEGLSDNIIKTLPVDVYLTPGHTPGHVIYHHKEDNVLLIGDLFFSNTESLHPPIRKFTVDMDENINRGRIIDKIKPSIISSSHGEDVKYSNDLYSIYKFIYE, via the coding sequence TTGGAATTTGTTCAAATCTCTGAACATGTTTATAGACTCACTTATGAAACCGTCGTTGGTATCCGAGTTAAGATCAATACATGGTACATAGTGGATGGTGAGGATGTTTATCTCATCGATACCGGAATGGAAGACTATGCATATGCGCAGTTGAATGCAGCAAAATCTTTAGGTATTCCCAAGAGTATCTTGCTGACACATGGCCATTTGGATCACATTAATGGTGCCAAGTATTTAAAAGATCATTTAAATATTCCTATTTACGCACACGAAATTGAAACGCCTTTTATCAATGGCGAAAAACCGTATCCAAACAAGGCAGAAAAAGAAACAACAGGCGTAGAACATCAAGTTGAAGGTTTAAGTGACAATATCATTAAAACGTTACCCGTAGACGTATATCTAACACCCGGACATACCCCAGGACATGTCATATACCATCATAAAGAGGACAATGTGCTGCTAATTGGAGACTTATTCTTTTCTAATACCGAATCCTTACATCCACCGATTCGAAAGTTCACAGTTGATATGGATGAAAATATTAATAGAGGGCGAATTATAGATAAAATTAAACCCTCTATTATTTCTTCTTCACATGGCGAAGATGTCAAATACAGCAATGATTTATATTCTATTTATAAATTTATCTATGAATAA
- a CDS encoding carbon-nitrogen family hydrolase: MKIQLFQMEIIEGEVKQNENRIVSLFAEKLDIDTEIVVIPEMWNTGYDLKNVAEKADIDLKRAFPFIQSLATKHRVNIIAGSVSNKRNGNIYNTAFAVSKTGELLYQKDKIHLVPMLDEHHYLTGGDEVPEVFKINGIKTSQIICYDLRFPEITRFPASQGAKIVFYVAQWTTKNIDHWKTLLKARAIENGVYVIACNSVGNVNHKNHVGNTYAGHSMVIDPNGNIIEEGRDKEEIITAEIHIQKVTEQQKNIPIFEGLRPNVYKHAE; the protein is encoded by the coding sequence ATGAAAATACAATTATTTCAAATGGAGATTATTGAAGGAGAAGTTAAGCAAAACGAAAACCGTATTGTATCCTTATTTGCAGAAAAGCTGGATATAGATACGGAAATTGTTGTAATACCTGAAATGTGGAATACGGGTTATGATTTAAAAAATGTAGCAGAAAAAGCAGACATTGATTTAAAGAGGGCTTTTCCATTTATCCAAAGTTTAGCAACTAAACATCGAGTGAATATCATTGCAGGTTCAGTTTCGAATAAAAGGAATGGAAATATTTATAATACAGCCTTTGCAGTATCAAAAACGGGCGAACTGCTCTACCAAAAAGATAAGATACATCTCGTGCCGATGTTAGATGAACATCATTATTTAACAGGTGGAGATGAAGTACCGGAAGTATTCAAAATTAACGGTATCAAAACTAGTCAAATTATATGTTACGATTTACGTTTTCCAGAAATCACACGCTTTCCGGCTTCTCAAGGTGCAAAAATTGTATTCTACGTTGCACAATGGACTACTAAAAATATAGACCATTGGAAAACACTATTGAAAGCACGAGCTATAGAAAATGGTGTATACGTCATTGCATGTAACAGCGTGGGGAATGTGAATCATAAAAATCATGTCGGCAACACATACGCTGGACATTCAATGGTCATCGATCCAAATGGAAACATTATAGAAGAGGGGAGAGACAAAGAAGAAATCATAACAGCAGAAATTCATATACAGAAAGTTACAGAACAACAAAAAAACATCCCAATATTTGAGGGCCTGAGACCCAATGTTTATAAGCATGCGGAATAG
- a CDS encoding PocR ligand-binding domain-containing protein: MKTTYMNLDKILDLKKWRNLQDSLAFVTKLAIVTVNYKGVPISQHSGVRPFCETMRKNPDTAKLCEKCDARGGLEAVRTNAPYIYLCHWNIVDIAIPIIIDDKYVGAIMAGEVKIEDGDKHPQLEQMLTVPSKGFEQKLNNNEEIQRLYDSIPTLSYTEINEAAQMLYRLCNYIVEEAMNKNLILEVYEKMAPVKEDVSTEDISYGYSLDNIQNIKKELANTVTNAYVKTSINDHLVCKNKVLQPAFDYIYKHKREKISQQKMADLCHISTGYFSRIFTKETGMNFSVFISLKKIEWSKQLLEETDLSIAQISDELGFNDPGYYIKTFKKYENITPNVYRKYYQEKM; encoded by the coding sequence TTGAAAACTACTTACATGAATTTAGATAAAATACTAGATTTAAAGAAATGGCGAAATCTTCAAGATTCACTTGCGTTTGTTACAAAATTAGCGATTGTTACGGTTAACTATAAAGGAGTGCCCATTTCTCAACACAGTGGTGTACGTCCATTTTGTGAGACTATGCGTAAAAATCCTGATACGGCAAAACTTTGTGAAAAGTGCGATGCGCGGGGAGGATTGGAGGCAGTTAGAACCAATGCTCCTTATATCTATTTATGCCACTGGAATATTGTCGATATTGCCATTCCCATTATAATTGATGATAAATATGTAGGCGCTATCATGGCGGGAGAAGTAAAAATTGAGGATGGTGACAAACATCCTCAATTGGAACAAATGCTTACTGTTCCATCAAAGGGATTTGAACAGAAGTTAAATAATAATGAGGAAATACAGCGTCTATATGATTCTATTCCTACTCTATCCTATACAGAAATTAACGAAGCTGCTCAAATGTTATATAGGCTTTGTAACTACATTGTAGAGGAAGCTATGAATAAAAATTTGATTTTAGAAGTATATGAAAAGATGGCTCCAGTAAAAGAAGACGTTTCTACTGAAGATATTTCTTACGGTTATTCTCTAGATAATATTCAAAATATAAAAAAGGAATTAGCCAACACAGTTACTAATGCTTATGTAAAAACGTCTATTAACGATCACTTAGTTTGTAAAAACAAAGTATTACAGCCAGCCTTTGACTACATTTATAAACATAAAAGAGAAAAAATATCTCAGCAAAAGATGGCTGATTTATGTCACATTAGCACAGGTTATTTCAGCCGTATATTTACCAAAGAAACGGGTATGAATTTTTCTGTTTTTATTTCGCTCAAAAAAATAGAGTGGTCCAAGCAATTATTAGAAGAAACGGATTTGTCTATTGCACAGATTAGCGATGAATTAGGTTTTAATGATCCTGGATATTACATCAAGACATTTAAAAAATATGAAAATATAACTCCTAACGTCTATCGGAAATATTATCAAGAAAAGATGTAG
- a CDS encoding glycerol dehydrogenase — protein MRKAFISPSKYIQGEDEILNLGYFVKTFGTSALLIAHPEDIKRVQGKLDATAEKYGITFFEGGFNGECSRPEISRLQEIAKENNCDCTIGLGGGKAIDTAKCVAEGEGLIIVPTIAATDAPTSHSAVIYTPEGAFDDYAYFKQSPSVVLIDTTVIANAPTRFLVSGMGDALSTYFEARATARSFSNVNAGLPCGVREDVCAPAKGTNAALVLAEHCYNTLLEDGVKAKAASDHNVVTPALENIIEANILLSGLGFESGGLAGAHAIHDGLTLLESAHHYFHGEKVAFGTLAQLVLENAPTEEIEEVLDFCLAVGLPVCLADIGVEQITQEELMEVANKACIPEESIYSMPFPVTPESVAAAILAADQIGNDYKKRLI, from the coding sequence ATGAGAAAAGCATTTATTAGTCCTTCAAAATACATTCAAGGTGAAGATGAAATTTTAAATTTAGGTTATTTTGTGAAAACATTTGGTACCTCTGCACTTTTAATAGCACATCCTGAAGATATTAAACGTGTACAAGGCAAATTAGATGCAACAGCAGAAAAATATGGTATTACATTTTTTGAAGGCGGATTCAATGGCGAGTGCTCCAGACCAGAAATTTCTAGATTGCAGGAAATAGCAAAAGAAAACAACTGTGATTGTACAATTGGTTTAGGTGGTGGTAAGGCAATTGATACGGCAAAATGTGTAGCAGAGGGAGAAGGGTTAATTATCGTCCCAACAATTGCTGCTACGGATGCACCTACAAGTCATTCCGCAGTTATCTACACACCAGAGGGTGCTTTTGATGATTACGCATACTTTAAGCAAAGCCCAAGTGTTGTATTAATTGATACAACAGTCATTGCTAATGCACCTACTAGATTCTTAGTATCTGGTATGGGGGATGCGTTATCCACTTATTTCGAAGCAAGAGCAACAGCACGTTCTTTCTCTAATGTAAATGCTGGATTACCTTGTGGAGTGCGTGAGGACGTATGTGCACCAGCAAAAGGTACAAATGCAGCGTTAGTTTTAGCAGAACATTGCTACAACACTCTATTAGAGGACGGGGTTAAAGCAAAAGCAGCAAGCGATCATAATGTTGTTACTCCGGCCTTAGAAAACATTATTGAAGCTAATATTTTATTATCAGGGTTAGGATTCGAAAGTGGTGGATTAGCTGGAGCACATGCCATTCATGATGGGCTTACTCTTTTAGAAAGTGCGCATCACTACTTCCACGGTGAAAAAGTAGCTTTTGGTACATTAGCACAATTGGTATTGGAAAATGCGCCAACTGAGGAAATAGAAGAAGTGTTAGATTTCTGTTTAGCAGTAGGACTCCCAGTTTGTCTTGCTGATATTGGAGTAGAACAAATTACACAAGAAGAGTTAATGGAAGTAGCTAACAAAGCTTGTATTCCAGAGGAATCTATTTATTCTATGCCATTCCCTGTTACTCCAGAGTCAGTAGCTGCAGCTATTCTTGCAGCAGATCAAATTGGAAATGATTATAAGAAGAGGTTAATATAA
- the dhaK gene encoding dihydroxyacetone kinase subunit DhaK produces MKKIINKPENVVLEMCKGMVLAHPELNLIEKYKVIKKEQINKNKVSIISGGGSGHEPAHAGYVGKGMLDAAVCGDVFASPSQIQIYQAIKETASDKGTLLVIKNYSGDMMNFKNAAYLAEEDGIQVDYVKVDDDIAVQDSLYTVGRRGVAGTVLVHKIAGAAAERGYDLPKVKEAAENAIANVKSIGIGLTSCTVPAKGTPTFEIAEDEMEFGVGIHGEPGIRREKIISADELAERMVTALLKEIGIEDGKGEVAVLINGFGNTPLQELYLLNHSVIRELSRRKVTIARTFVGNYMTAIDMAGASISIMKLDENLKSLLSEECDTPALKLKGEVPAVTYDEIIGSVEAPKVSYEVQTNKEYSVVTENRLTLNNIIFMVDQMSECIIRNEIPFCELDSHAGDGDFGMSVAKGFKQLKAEWHEILENKSNDIGNFLEACSIVIMEHCGGASGPIWGSAFRAAGKNTESKTELTLTEFAEMIQASVKGIQATGERSFGRGAVVGDKTLIDALVPYADTLTSSAAEGESLKHALVKAAEAAVEGAKSTEQIVARMGRAGTVGERSLGYPDAGAHGLGVIFTEVAHVMQEKQ; encoded by the coding sequence ATGAAAAAAATTATTAATAAACCAGAAAATGTCGTACTTGAGATGTGTAAAGGAATGGTTCTAGCACATCCGGAACTGAATTTAATTGAAAAATATAAAGTCATTAAAAAAGAGCAAATTAATAAAAATAAAGTAAGCATAATTAGCGGGGGCGGCAGTGGACATGAACCTGCTCACGCTGGATATGTCGGGAAGGGCATGTTAGATGCAGCAGTTTGTGGAGATGTATTTGCCTCACCTTCTCAAATACAGATTTATCAAGCCATTAAAGAAACAGCTAGCGATAAGGGAACTCTACTCGTGATTAAGAACTACAGTGGTGACATGATGAATTTCAAGAATGCGGCTTATCTAGCAGAAGAAGATGGAATTCAAGTGGATTATGTAAAAGTAGATGATGATATTGCTGTACAGGACAGCTTATATACAGTTGGAAGACGTGGAGTGGCTGGTACTGTTCTTGTCCATAAAATAGCAGGTGCTGCAGCAGAACGCGGATATGATCTACCAAAAGTGAAAGAGGCAGCAGAAAATGCTATTGCGAATGTTAAAAGCATTGGTATTGGACTAACTTCTTGTACAGTTCCTGCTAAAGGAACTCCTACTTTTGAGATTGCAGAAGATGAGATGGAATTTGGCGTTGGCATTCATGGAGAACCTGGTATCCGTCGTGAAAAAATTATTTCAGCAGACGAACTTGCAGAGCGCATGGTAACGGCATTATTAAAAGAAATAGGGATAGAAGATGGAAAAGGAGAAGTGGCTGTCCTAATTAATGGATTTGGAAACACACCTCTTCAAGAACTGTATTTATTAAATCATTCTGTCATTCGTGAACTGTCACGTAGAAAAGTAACGATTGCAAGAACGTTTGTCGGAAACTATATGACAGCCATTGATATGGCCGGTGCTTCTATTTCAATTATGAAATTAGATGAAAACTTAAAGAGTCTTCTATCTGAAGAGTGCGATACTCCTGCGCTAAAACTTAAAGGTGAAGTACCAGCTGTCACTTATGATGAAATCATCGGTAGCGTAGAGGCCCCGAAAGTGTCTTATGAGGTGCAAACCAACAAAGAATATTCCGTAGTAACGGAAAATCGATTGACGTTGAATAATATTATTTTTATGGTAGACCAAATGAGTGAATGTATTATTAGAAATGAAATACCGTTTTGTGAATTAGATTCCCATGCTGGTGACGGAGACTTTGGTATGAGTGTTGCTAAAGGATTCAAACAATTGAAAGCTGAATGGCACGAAATTCTAGAAAATAAATCAAATGATATTGGCAACTTCTTAGAGGCATGTTCCATTGTTATCATGGAGCACTGTGGCGGGGCATCAGGGCCTATTTGGGGATCAGCATTTCGTGCGGCTGGAAAGAACACTGAATCTAAAACCGAACTGACTTTAACAGAATTTGCTGAAATGATCCAAGCGTCTGTAAAAGGAATTCAAGCAACAGGAGAACGTTCTTTTGGACGTGGAGCTGTTGTGGGAGATAAAACTTTAATTGATGCCTTAGTACCTTATGCAGATACGTTAACGTCAAGTGCTGCTGAAGGTGAAAGCTTGAAACATGCGCTTGTCAAAGCAGCAGAAGCTGCTGTTGAAGGAGCAAAATCAACTGAACAGATTGTTGCACGTATGGGGCGTGCTGGTACGGTTGGAGAAAGAAGCCTTGGTTATCCGGACGCAGGTGCACATGGCTTAGGTGTAATTTTTACTGAAGTAGCTCACGTAATGCAAGAAAAACAGTAA
- a CDS encoding isocitrate lyase/PEP mutase family protein produces MNNEKQLLKFQTFQQLHKRPYTFVLPNAWDVISAKIFEKNGFPAIATTSAGIAMSLGYNDGEKIPFEQMLEAVKRIINSVNIPVSVDLESGYGRSTNEVVDNTRQIILAGGIGINLEDGTGDLDSPILDVSLQVEKISEIRLLSKSLKAPLFINARTDLYWLNTGNPDLRLQEAINRGKAYQKAGADCIFIPGLYDMESIKKVRQELSCPINLLSGPNLPSINTLSQVGIERLSTGSAPFRATATLLQRITEDILCDNNFQRLMNDNMSYDAITELIGTPE; encoded by the coding sequence GTGAATAATGAAAAGCAGTTACTTAAATTTCAGACGTTTCAACAACTTCACAAAAGACCCTATACTTTTGTATTGCCTAATGCTTGGGATGTTATCAGTGCTAAAATTTTTGAGAAAAATGGGTTTCCAGCTATTGCAACAACCAGTGCTGGCATAGCAATGTCTTTAGGATATAATGATGGTGAAAAAATCCCTTTTGAACAAATGTTAGAAGCTGTTAAGAGAATTATTAATTCCGTCAATATTCCTGTCAGTGTAGACCTAGAGTCTGGCTATGGCAGGTCTACTAATGAAGTGGTAGATAATACAAGACAAATTATTTTAGCAGGAGGAATTGGTATAAACCTAGAAGATGGGACGGGAGATTTAGATAGTCCTATTTTAGATGTTTCGTTGCAAGTAGAAAAAATATCTGAAATTAGATTACTATCCAAATCGTTAAAAGCCCCATTATTTATTAATGCGCGTACTGATTTGTACTGGTTAAATACAGGAAATCCGGATCTAAGACTTCAAGAAGCCATCAATAGGGGAAAAGCATATCAAAAGGCTGGAGCAGATTGTATTTTTATTCCTGGGCTATATGACATGGAATCCATTAAAAAAGTTCGACAAGAACTATCTTGTCCCATTAATCTTTTGTCTGGGCCAAACTTGCCTTCTATTAATACATTATCGCAAGTTGGTATTGAAAGATTAAGTACTGGATCCGCCCCTTTTAGAGCAACTGCTACATTATTACAAAGAATTACTGAAGATATCCTTTGTGATAATAATTTTCAACGATTAATGAATGATAATATGAGTTATGATGCGATAACAGAACTAATTGGGACTCCTGAATAG
- a CDS encoding DinB family protein has translation MDAMSFILLNFEEVRRRSIKVWMSIPQDRLDWRPDPEAMSCREMIHHVLEGEYLYHQMLEKPLNLSLTEEHNPYKAVTFSSVEEALKFAQPYREKFIEFLGLLNEKQLTEIKIDRSEMGYIRELGDMLLRVAYHESVHTGQLLDYLRTAKVKRPIIWD, from the coding sequence ATGGATGCAATGAGTTTTATTTTACTAAACTTTGAAGAAGTGAGACGTCGAAGTATAAAAGTATGGATGTCAATACCTCAAGATAGGTTAGACTGGCGCCCTGATCCAGAAGCAATGTCATGTAGGGAGATGATACATCATGTTCTTGAAGGAGAATACCTCTATCATCAAATGTTAGAAAAACCACTTAACCTTTCTCTAACAGAGGAGCATAATCCTTATAAGGCAGTAACATTTAGTTCTGTTGAAGAAGCATTAAAGTTTGCTCAACCATATAGGGAAAAATTTATAGAGTTTTTAGGCCTCCTTAATGAAAAGCAGCTAACAGAGATAAAGATAGACCGATCGGAGATGGGATATATTCGAGAGTTAGGAGATATGTTGTTACGAGTGGCTTATCATGAATCAGTACATACAGGACAACTTTTAGATTATTTAAGAACTGCAAAAGTTAAACGTCCTATAATATGGGATTAA
- a CDS encoding DNA-3-methyladenine glycosylase family protein, giving the protein MRQKIIRINKPNIYNFDLILRYIKNSPSFVIEKVIENTYCRAFIIGGRTYLVLVRDEGIDSKYLEVKVIGEEVKNNQVQLVKEKIITIFCLEQDINKAQKSIANESKIGKLIKMYEGFRPVLLGSVYESIIWAIIGQQISAKVAHRIKKSLLEKTGAKIIINNCEYYTDLCPHKVMKLNINQLRDLKLSQRKAEYIHEITKAIIDEELDLSCLYLLDREGGCSYLMKHRGIGKWTAESILMRGIGRQDILPAGDLIIRKVVGEIYEYNELLTESQVRKISTQWKTAETWITHLCWFYMQEKIL; this is encoded by the coding sequence ATGAGACAAAAAATAATTAGAATTAATAAACCAAACATATATAATTTTGATTTAATTTTAAGGTACATAAAAAACTCGCCCTCTTTTGTAATCGAGAAGGTTATTGAAAACACATATTGTAGAGCTTTTATAATAGGGGGAAGAACGTACCTAGTACTAGTTAGGGACGAAGGAATCGATAGTAAGTACTTGGAAGTTAAAGTTATTGGTGAAGAAGTTAAGAATAATCAGGTTCAACTAGTAAAGGAGAAAATTATCACAATATTTTGTCTGGAACAAGATATAAACAAAGCTCAAAAGTCTATAGCTAATGAATCTAAGATAGGAAAATTAATAAAAATGTACGAAGGGTTTAGACCTGTTTTATTAGGAAGTGTCTACGAATCCATCATATGGGCAATCATCGGTCAACAAATTAGTGCAAAAGTTGCTCATAGGATTAAAAAGAGTTTGTTAGAAAAAACAGGAGCTAAAATAATAATTAATAACTGTGAATATTATACAGATTTATGCCCCCACAAGGTGATGAAGTTAAATATAAACCAACTTCGTGACTTAAAGCTAAGTCAAAGGAAAGCTGAATATATTCATGAAATAACTAAAGCCATTATAGATGAAGAGCTAGACTTAAGTTGCTTATATTTATTAGATCGTGAAGGGGGTTGTAGCTATTTAATGAAACATAGAGGTATAGGAAAATGGACGGCAGAGTCAATACTAATGAGAGGTATAGGACGTCAAGACATTCTACCCGCAGGAGACTTAATTATACGTAAAGTAGTAGGAGAGATTTATGAGTATAACGAATTATTAACAGAATCACAAGTTAGAAAAATATCTACTCAATGGAAAACTGCGGAAACCTGGATTACTCATCTATGCTGGTTTTACATGCAAGAAAAAATATTATAA
- a CDS encoding HesA/MoeB/ThiF family protein translates to MKPKFKETIPVFFINDEIHIGEEDGVAGVIEDPSGSIKYLISLINGKNSIEEIIHLVQEKYPNIKENEVLEGIKALDTEKYLEDNSLNPQSIGDYELERYKANLNYFSLFTSLEDNKYNVQETIINTKVALLGIGGLGSQILYHLSALGFHNINALDFDTLELSNFNRQLLYSEKDINKLKTELAKERISRFNPNVKLNVTNKRIECAEDVMAHIEGSDYVICVADKPTLHIQDWVNEAVVKLGKPLVSGGVLNTRGRFYSMLPGKTGCVECHKQTIIESDVIVNKQLDSMHQINFQRNNAAISPNVAMLAGAIVNEFLGLVTGIQTPTSLGKMMELNFLTYQTYPISEWNKKEDCPVCHSAPVTAGK, encoded by the coding sequence ATGAAACCTAAGTTCAAAGAGACAATCCCTGTATTTTTTATAAATGATGAAATCCATATTGGTGAAGAAGATGGAGTAGCAGGAGTTATTGAAGATCCCAGTGGAAGTATTAAGTATTTAATTTCTCTTATTAACGGAAAAAATTCTATAGAAGAAATAATACATTTAGTCCAAGAAAAGTATCCAAACATAAAAGAAAATGAGGTATTGGAAGGGATAAAGGCATTAGATACAGAGAAATATTTAGAAGATAATTCTTTGAATCCTCAATCTATAGGAGATTATGAACTCGAAAGATACAAAGCAAACCTTAATTATTTTTCGCTTTTTACGTCTTTAGAGGACAATAAGTACAATGTGCAAGAAACTATCATAAATACAAAGGTTGCTTTGCTCGGAATCGGAGGTTTAGGTAGTCAAATACTATATCATCTATCTGCATTAGGTTTTCATAACATTAATGCATTGGATTTTGATACTTTGGAATTAAGCAATTTTAATAGACAGTTGTTATATTCTGAAAAAGATATTAATAAGTTAAAAACGGAATTAGCAAAGGAAAGAATATCGCGTTTTAATCCTAATGTTAAGTTAAACGTTACTAATAAGCGTATAGAATGTGCTGAAGATGTAATGGCACATATTGAAGGTAGTGATTATGTAATTTGTGTAGCCGATAAACCAACCCTTCATATACAGGACTGGGTGAATGAAGCAGTAGTGAAGTTAGGAAAGCCGTTAGTTTCAGGTGGAGTCCTAAACACAAGGGGCAGATTTTATTCTATGTTACCAGGAAAAACTGGGTGTGTAGAGTGTCATAAACAAACCATAATTGAAAGTGATGTTATAGTTAATAAGCAACTTGACAGTATGCATCAGATAAATTTTCAACGAAATAATGCTGCGATTAGTCCTAATGTAGCTATGTTGGCTGGTGCTATTGTAAATGAATTTTTAGGGTTGGTAACAGGTATTCAAACTCCAACATCATTAGGGAAAATGATGGAATTAAATTTCCTTACATATCAAACTTACCCTATTTCAGAGTGGAATAAGAAAGAGGATTGTCCAGTTTGCCATTCCGCACCTGTAACAGCAGGTAAATAA